The following are encoded together in the Misgurnus anguillicaudatus chromosome 14, ASM2758022v2, whole genome shotgun sequence genome:
- the itih3a.2 gene encoding inter-alpha-trypsin inhibitor heavy chain H3, with product MSAVMLCLCVCVCMAITAMAQGTVGIRDHDKSKQIELQSMKVDCKVASRFAHTTMTTKAFNVANDSKEVFFDVDLPKTAFITNFTIEIEGQVYISEVKEKEKARQQYEKAVSSGQSAGLVKAFGRHMEKFSVSVNVAAQSLVTFTLTYEELLRRRLGSYEIMIGVRPKQLVQNFEIVVDIDEPQGIKFVDVNSTFITNELLPLVEKVVTVKKAHVYFSPTLDQQRQCPDCEGTLIDGDFLIKYDVNHAQDIGEIQIVNGYFVHFFAPENLPQIPKNVVFVIDRSGSMDGEKMKQTREALLTILSDLHKDDYFGLVTFDDVIESWRPLLSKATPENVTAAKKFVKTITARHFTDINKAVLHAVDMLTAEQSESLPDTSMIILLTDGRPSAGEQDLSIIQKNVHDAINGSLSLFCLGFGNDLDYSLLDTMAKQNDGLARRIYEGSDATLQLQGFYEEVASPLLLEVNLSYPGDTVTSLTDSHFKHFFEGSEIVVAGRLKESEIDNFMTEVSAIGLEEQFVVKGLVINEERDSVFPDQEYIFGDFMEHLWAYLTIQQLLDKRDKCSPDEKDNITAQALDLSLRYHFVTPLTSMVVTKPQTGDEETLIADKLTEDEREDRTESDLSVMGVRAPPRSMSSRRKLKHSFLNSADGDPHFIIELPDQNDALCFNFDDKPGTIFNLVRDPLTGIVVNGQIIGEKKEVPGVKMHTYFGSFGIVHEQLGVKLMVSTKEISVSEEGKHAKLLWSITRTVKGRSINLKVMKDQSLTVTLRDSVKFLIILHKVWKNHPYHQDYLGFYTLDSHLLSKSVHGLLGQFYHGVNFEVSGLIPGTDPGKQDAIMFVKGNKLTVTRGLKKDFRQNVKNGENVPCWFIHNNGDGLLDGLHTDYIMSDLFKTI from the exons ATGAGTGCTGTTatgctgtgtttgtgtgtttgtgtttgtatggCTATTACTGCTATGGCTCAAGGCACTGTGGGCATCAGAGATCATGATAAATCAAAACAG ATAGAGCTTCAAAGCATGAAAGTGGACTGCAAGGTTGCATCCCGGTTTGCTCACACAACCATGACCACCAAAGCATTTAATGTGGCCAATGATTCAAAGGAAGTCTTCTTTGATGTGGACCTTCCCAAAACAGCCTTCATTACCAACTTCACCAT AGAGATTGAGGGTCAGGTGTATATCAGTGAAGTCAAGGAGAAAGAAAAAGCCAGGCAGCAGTATGAGAAAGCTGTGTCATCCGGACAGTCCGCCGGACTGGTCAA GGCTTTTGGGAGACACATGGAGAAATTCTCAGTGTCTGTAAATGTTGCTGCTCAAAGCCTCGTAACTTTCACTCTTACCTACGAAGAACTGCTGCGTCGTCGCCTCGGCAGCTATGAGATTATGATAGGTGTCCGTCCTAAACAGCTGGTTCAGAATTTTGAG ATTGTGGTAGATATCGATGAACCCCAAGGCATCAAGTTTGTGGACGTCAACAGCACATTCATCACCAATGAGCTGCTCCCTCTAGTGGAGAAAGTAGTCACTGTGAAAAAG GCCCATGTGTACTTCTCTCCTACACTGGATCAACAGAGACAATGTCCAGACTGTGAAGGCACTTTGATCGATGGAGATTTTTTGATCAAGTATGATGTAAACCACGCACAGGATATCGGTGAAATTCAG ATAGTGAATGGCTACTTTGTACACTTTTTCGCCCCAGAAAATTTGCCTCAAATTCCTAAGAATGTAGTATTTGTGATAGACCGAAGTGGGTCCATGGACGGAGAGAAGATGAAACAG ACTCGAGAAGCCCTGCTGACTATATTGAGTGACCTACACAAGGATGATTATTTTGGGCTGGTCACATTTGATGATGTCATAGAGTCATGGAGGCCATTGCTTAGCAAAGCTACACCAGAGAATGTAACCGCAGCCAAAAAATTTGTGAAAACCATTACAGCAAGACACT tcactgatataaacaaGGCCGTTTTGCATGCGGTGGATATGCTTACTGCAGAACAAAGCGAATCCCTCCCAGACACGTCCATGATCATCTTACTAACTGATGGAAGACCAAGTGCTG GCGAGCAAGATCTATCCATAATCCAAAAAAATGTCCATGATGCCATTAATGGAAGCCTAAGTCTCTTCTGTTTGGGATTTGGAAATGATTTGGACTACAGCCTTCTGGATACCATGGCCAAGCAGAATGACGGTCTGGCTCGCAGAATTTATGAGGGCTCAGATGCAACACTTCAACTACAG GGTTTTTATGAAGAGGTGGCCAGTCCACTTCTTTTGGAGGTGAATCTCAGTTACCCCGGTGACACTGTAACCTCACTGACAGACagtcattttaagcatttcttTGAGGGCTCTGAGATTGTGGTAGCCGGTCGCCTGAAAGAGTCTGAGATTGACAACTTTATGACAGAAGTGTCCGCAATTGGG TTGGAAGAGCAGTTTGTTGTCAAGGGTTTAGTCATTAATGAGGAGAGGGACAGTGTGTTCCCTGATCAAGAGTACATCTTTGGGGATTTCATGGAGCACCTGTGGGCTTATTTGACCATCCAGCAGCTCTTGGATAAAAG AGACAAATGCTCTCCTGATGAGAAAGACAACATCACAGCTCAGGCTTTAGATCTTTCTCTGAGGTATCATTTTGTCACACCGCTTACTTCCATGGTGGTCACCAAACCACAGACAGGAGATGAAGAAACTCTCATTGCTGACAAGCTGACAGAAG ATGAACGGGAGGACAGAACAGAATCTG ACTTATCTGTAATGGGCGTCCGTGCTCCACCTCGTTCGATGAGCAGTCGACGAAAACTCAAACACTCTTTTTTAAATTCCG CTGATGGAGATCCTCACTTCATCATTGAGCTCCCAGATCAGAATGATGCACTGTGCTTCAACTTTGATGACAAACCTGGTACCATCTTCAACCTAGTTAGAGACCCGCTTACAG GTATTGTAGTGAATGGGCAGATCATTGGAGAGAAAAAAGAAGTTCCAGGAGTGAAGATGCACACTTATTTTGGGAGCTTTGGGATTGTTCATGAACAGCTTGGTGTTAAATTGATGGTGAGCACAAAGGAAATCTCGGTGTCTGAGGAGGGGAAACATGCTAAATTATTATGGTCTATCACCAGAACTGTAAAAGGACGAAG CATTAATCTGAAGGTAATGAAAGATCAAAGTTTAACGGTGACCTTGAGGGACTCAGTCAAGTTTCTGATCATCCTGCACAAAGTTTGGAAGAATCATCCATATCACCAAGACTATCTTGGATTCTACACCTTGGACAGCCACCTCCTATCTAAAAGTGTCCACGGCCTGCTTG GTCAGTTTTACCATGGTGTGAACTTTGAAGTTAGTGGCTTGATCCCAGGAACAGACCCTGGCAAACAAGATGCCATCATGTTTGTGAAAGGAAACAAGCTCACAGTTACCAG GGGCTTAAAAAAAGATTTCAGACAGAATGTGAAGAATGGAGAAAATGTGCCTTGTTGGTTCATTCATAATAACGGCGATGGACTTCTTGATGGACTTCACACAGACTACATCATGTCTGATCTCTTCAAGACCAtctga